GCACTTTCGGACTGGCGCGCTTGTGTGAGCGTCAACCTTGAGGGGGCATTTCTGGCGTCGAAATACGCAGCACCCATGATGAAGGCTGCTGAAGCGGGGTCAATTGTGTTGGTTTCATCCACCGCTGGTCTGTTCGGCTACCCGAACCGCGCACCCTATTCGGCGGCGAAATGGGCCGTCATCGGTTTGATGAAAACACTCGCGATGGAGCTTGGCCCATATGGCATCCGTGCGAATGCGATCTGTCCGGGGTCGGTGGAGGGGCCGCGCATGGAGGGTGTTCTTGCGCGTGAGGCCGCAGCCAAAGGTATGACGCGGGATCAAGTATACAACGGTTATGCATCAGGAACATCAATGCGGTCATTTGTAGAAGCACGCGATATTGCCGATATGGCGGTCTTTCTCGCGTCACCCAAGGCGCGGCGCGTCTCGGGGCAGGTGATCGCCGTTGACGGTCACACAGAAAATCCCGATCCAAAAGTCGGCTGAGACAGACGCGGCGTAATCGCGTGTGGCGCTCTACCGGATCAGTTGCCGCATGT
The Sulfitobacter noctilucicola genome window above contains:
- a CDS encoding SDR family oxidoreductase; translation: MKRVLITAGASGIGRAMAEGFADEGYEVWVTDVDAAALKACPDAWVCHQADAVDETQMAGVFAQMDGLDVLCANAGIAGPTARVEDVALSDWRACVSVNLEGAFLASKYAAPMMKAAEAGSIVLVSSTAGLFGYPNRAPYSAAKWAVIGLMKTLAMELGPYGIRANAICPGSVEGPRMEGVLAREAAAKGMTRDQVYNGYASGTSMRSFVEARDIADMAVFLASPKARRVSGQVIAVDGHTENPDPKVG